In the Andrena cerasifolii isolate SP2316 chromosome 3, iyAndCera1_principal, whole genome shotgun sequence genome, TATATTAccgaaattaaatgaaattattgtTCAGCATAATTATTGATGTGCATAAGCTTGTGAAACGTATCTTTGCAGATGTCACGATATCCTTCAGACTGCAAGGTCTATGTCGGAGATTTAGGAAGCAGCGCAACAAAACAAGAGCTAGAGGACGCTTTCTCTTATTACGGATCTTTGAGAAATGTGTGGGTAGCTAGAAATCCACCTGGGTTTGCTTTTGTGGAATTCGAGGACGCTAGAGACGCCGAGGACGCGGTCAGAGGGCTCGACGGGAGGACCATATGCGGGAGGCGAGCTCGCGTCGAGCTATCCAATGGGAAAAGATTAAGAGATAGAAGTTATTTTAGAAGAGGCGTCGGAAGGCTATTTCATCCCGAGGACAGGTGTTATGAATGTGGCGAAAGAGGCCACTATGCTAGGAATTGCCTACGTCATAGAAGTTCCCGTAGAAAGCGGTAAGTATATTACACCTGTTATGTAGATTCTTACGGCATGCAAAGAAATATCGGACAAGTAAACAAGAAACATGACATTTACGGTGTACGATTCGATTGAAGAaacgtacgcttaactgtacaATGCGACTAATATACAAGAGCAAGCTTTGTATAATGGTCGAATTTAAATTATATAGCGAGCAGAGCATTCCATAatgttaatatatttaataaattatttctaaatataacggtataatttatttgtataattTACTTTGTTGAATTTCGTATAGATGATTTGTTTAAGTAACATACAGAAAGTAATTTGCGTACGTTAAAGAGTACTTTGTAATAGATAAGAAGATTCTATACGCTAAACAAAAACTGGTTAAAGGACCGTTAATGATACCGATGTAATACTGCCCGTTATTTATAGGGGATGCGGCTGATCAGGCACACGTACGAGAAATGTGTTGCTACTGAGATTCTCGCGAGATTCGCCTTGGGTTCACTTTCTGACACTGCGTAGTTACAGCGTAGAGCGTCCACGTACTTCGGGTTTCCTTCTGCATTCTACGAGCTAAACAGGGAAACGCGGCCGATGGAGTGGCTAGTTCTACGCACGATACTTCCGATAACCATTGACATCACCTTAGAGTGAAAGTTTTGCACGTCCAACGGTTGCGGTGCCCCGTGGTGTTCTTCGCTCGTCTCACTGTTCGTCCGTAAACGTCCTAGCCACTCTTCGTCCGTACATCTGACCTTCGCGTGATTTCATCTGTATAAGTGATCGTCCTTTCTGGCATTACCATTGCATACTCTACAACTGTCTACTATAAGCAG is a window encoding:
- the LOC143367479 gene encoding serine/arginine-rich splicing factor 7 isoform X2 produces the protein MNKMSRYPSDCKVYVGDLGSSATKQELEDAFSYYGSLRNVWVARNPPGFAFVEFEDARDAEDAVRGLDGRTICGRRARVELSNGKRLRDRSYFRRGVGRLFHPEDRCYECGERGHYARNCLRHRSSRRKRGCG
- the LOC143367479 gene encoding serine/arginine-rich splicing factor 7 isoform X1, yielding MNKMSRYPSDCKVYVGDLGSSATKQELEDAFSYYGSLRNVWVARNPPGFAFVEFEDARDAEDAVRGLDGRTICGRRARVELSNGKRLRDRSYFRRGVGRLFHPEDRCYECGERGHYARNCLRHRSSRRKRSHSRSYSRSKSQSRSRSRSRSRSKSKRSRSSSRSRSCSRGGYSKEKIQNKRRSNSKDRSPRRTKSKSVSRSRSR